The following are from one region of the Hippocampus zosterae strain Florida chromosome 9, ASM2543408v3, whole genome shotgun sequence genome:
- the b4galnt1b gene encoding beta-1,4 N-acetylgalactosaminyltransferase 1, whose amino-acid sequence MRSLRKTVLFAVLVSVVLVLALIHTWPTRVYTTIEVWQQPGLLVEKHLENRLPEPHPQLSAIPFRVRESVAGLLARNGCVCESEGVTLPFFQILSSRVSAHQLHTAFQADELEEVKKRRDKEFKSLRKRLQSSADTLIIAEANNPLQYPTQGVEVRPLKTIIIPGLALQDLPRDHYSINLTATLGTLNVAAEVDGVQIQGDGEMHMTLSSSRLTKLNRQLQFVTYTNTLFHPNTADTVHFETEGHQANFIIKIRHGVTPKLYNTGNEEGYNISALVTIATKTFLRYDKLQNLIDSVRKYYPTVTIVIADDSQNPQSISGPYIEHYIMPFGKGWFAGRNLAISQVTTKYVLWVDDDFIFTSKTKVEKFVDVLERTTLDLVGGAVREATGYTTTYRQTISIEPGEGDGDCLHLRRGFHHVIQGFPNCVVTDGVVNFFLARTDKVQQVGFDPRLNRVAHLEFFIDGLGSLHVGSCDNVIVSHASKIKFPWTSQSESDKAYAKFRYPPASSDASQSKLGLLFFKNRFQCLTRGD is encoded by the exons ATGCGCTCCCTGAGGAAGACAGTGTTGTTTGCAGTCCTGGTGTCAGTGGTTCTGGTACTGGCTCTCATCCACACGTGGCCCACTCGGGTCTACACAACCATAGAGGTCTGGCAGCAACCAGGCCTCCTGGTAGAGAAGCATCTGGAGAACCGTCTCCCGGAACCTCATCCCCAGTTGAGCGCCATCCCCTTTCGTGTGCGCGAAAGTGTGGCAGG CTTGTTGGCACGCAACGGATGCGTGTGTGAGAGCGAAGGGGTGACTCTGCCCTTCTTCCAAATCTTATCGTCACGCGTGTCGGCTCACCAGCTGCACACGGCCTTCCAGGCGGACGAGCTGGAGGAGGTGAAGAAAAGACGGGATAAGGAGTTTAAAAGCCTCCGGAAAag GTTACAGTCATCTGCGGATACGCTCATTATCGCCGAGGCAAACAACCCGTTACAGTATCCAACGCAGGGCGTGGAAGTGCGGCCGCTAAAAACAATCATCATCCCAG GATTGGCTTTACAGGACCTTCCCAGAGATCATTACTCG ATAAATCTCACTGCCACGCTGGGAACGCTCAATGTTGCCGCAGAAGTGGACGGGGTTCAAATTCAAGGTGATGGCGAGATGCACATGACGCTGTCAAGCAGTCGTCTCACCAAACTGAACCGACAGCTGCAGTTTGTCACGTACACCAACACGCTGTTCCACCCCAACACAGCGGACACAG TACATTTTGAGACAGAGGGCCATCAAGCCAACTTCATCATCAAGATCCGTCACGGTGTCACGCCCAAACTGTACAACACAGGGAATGAAGAAG GGTACAACATCAGCGCGCTGGTTACCATAGCAACCAAGACTTTCCTGCGCTACGACAAGCTTCAGAACCTCATCGACAGCGTGAGGAAATACTACCCGACCGTCACCATTGTGATTGCTGATGACAGTCAAAATCCCCAAAGCATCTCTGGACCATACATCGAACATTACATCATGCCATTTGGAAAG GGCTGGTTTGCCGGTCGGAACCTGGCCATATCCCAGGTGACCACCAAGTATGTGCTGTGGGTGGATGATGACTTTATCTTCACCAGCAAGACCAAAGTGGAGAAATTTGTGGATGTTTTAGAGAGGACCACTTTGGACCTG GTGGGCGGTGCAGTTCGCGAGGCCACCGGGTATACCACCACCTACAGGCAGACTATATCCATCGAGCCTGGAGAGGGTGATGGAGACTGTTTGCACTTGAGGAGAGGGTTCCATCACGTGATCCAAGGCTTTCCCAACTGCGTGGTGACTGATGGGGTGGTTAACTTCTTCCTGGCTCGGACTGACAAAGTCCAGCAGGTCGGCTTTGACCCGCGCCTCAACAGGGTAGCCCACCTGG aATTTTTCATCGATGGCCTGGGCTCTCTGCATGTGGGCTCTTGCGACAACGTCATTGTCAGTCACGCGAGCAAAATCAAGTTCCCCTGGACCAGCCAATCGGAAAGCGACAAGGCCTACGCCAAGTTTCGTTACCCGCCGGCCTCTTCGGATGCCTCGCAAAGCAAACTTGGCCTCCTCTTCTTCAAGAACAGATTTCAGTGTCTGACTCGCGGTGAttaa